The following proteins are encoded in a genomic region of Rhizobium sp. CCGE531:
- a CDS encoding 3-phosphoshikimate 1-carboxyvinyltransferase, producing the protein MMGRAKLTIIPPSKPLTGRAMPPGSKSITNRALLLAGLAKGTSRLTGALKSDDTRYMAEALRAMGVVIDEPDDTSFIVTGSGKLRAPAAPLFLGNAGTATRFLTAAAALVDGKVVVDGDAHMRKRPIGPLVDALRSLGIDASAETGCPPVTVNGTGRFEASRVEIDGGLSSQYVSALLMMAAGGDRPVDVELLGEHIGAVGYIDLTVAAMRAFGAKVERVSPVAWRVEPTGYHAADFVIEPDASAATYLWAAEVLSGGKIDLGTPAEQFSQPDAKAYDLISKFPHLPAVIDGSQMQDAIPTLAVLAAFNETPVRFVGIENLRVKECDRIRALSSGLSRIVPNLGTEEGDDLIVASDPSLAGKVLPAEIDSFADHRIAMSFALAGLKIGGITILDPDCVAKTFPSYWNVLASLGVTYED; encoded by the coding sequence ATGATGGGCAGAGCCAAACTCACGATTATCCCGCCGAGCAAGCCTTTGACCGGACGCGCCATGCCGCCGGGATCGAAGTCGATCACCAACCGCGCGCTGCTGCTGGCAGGTCTCGCCAAGGGCACGAGCCGGTTGACCGGCGCGTTGAAGAGCGACGATACCCGCTATATGGCCGAAGCGCTGCGCGCCATGGGCGTCGTCATCGACGAGCCCGACGATACGAGCTTCATCGTGACCGGCAGCGGCAAGCTGAGGGCGCCGGCGGCCCCGCTTTTCCTCGGCAATGCCGGCACGGCAACACGCTTTTTGACCGCTGCCGCCGCTCTGGTGGACGGCAAGGTCGTCGTCGATGGCGATGCCCATATGCGCAAGCGGCCGATCGGTCCGCTCGTCGACGCGCTACGCTCGCTCGGCATCGATGCTTCGGCCGAAACAGGCTGCCCGCCCGTGACCGTCAACGGCACAGGTCGTTTCGAAGCAAGCCGCGTTGAGATCGATGGCGGCCTTTCCAGCCAGTATGTTTCGGCGCTCTTGATGATGGCCGCCGGCGGCGATCGCCCGGTCGATGTCGAATTGCTTGGCGAACATATCGGCGCTGTCGGCTACATCGATCTCACGGTTGCTGCCATGCGCGCTTTCGGCGCCAAGGTCGAGCGTGTGAGCCCGGTCGCCTGGCGCGTCGAGCCCACCGGCTATCATGCGGCCGACTTCGTGATCGAGCCGGATGCCTCCGCCGCGACCTATCTCTGGGCGGCCGAAGTGCTGAGCGGCGGCAAGATCGATCTCGGCACGCCGGCGGAGCAGTTCTCGCAACCGGATGCGAAGGCCTATGATCTGATCTCGAAGTTCCCGCATCTGCCTGCCGTCATCGACGGTTCGCAGATGCAGGACGCCATTCCGACGCTCGCCGTCCTGGCGGCCTTCAATGAAACGCCGGTGCGCTTCGTCGGCATCGAAAACCTGCGCGTCAAGGAATGCGATCGCATCCGGGCGCTGTCGAGCGGCCTGTCGCGCATCGTTCCGAACCTCGGCACCGAAGAGGGTGACGATCTGATCGTCGCTTCCGACCCAAGCCTCGCGGGCAAGGTTCTGCCGGCCGAGATCGACAGCTTTGCCGATCATCGCATCGCCATGAGCTTTGCGCTCGCCGGCCTGAAGATCGGTGGCATCACCATTCTCGACCCCGACTGCGTCGCCAAGACCTTCCCGTCCTATTGGAACGTGCTGGCGTCGCTGGGTGTCACCTACGAAGACTGA
- a CDS encoding DUF2207 domain-containing protein, which translates to MTRLCGFFLALCLLLCATAVTAAELITNFDQAFDLHRDGSMRVVETISVNAEGRDIRRGIFRDFPLTTTDANGREIEVDFKVVSVERDGQPEDWHSERIKGGERIYIGKADRSLNSGPHTFRLTYDTNRQMRYFDDHDELYWNVTGNGWLFPIVNAKATVTLPDGVGPQQLAFFTGPLGANGKNASASAQGSIVTFVTTRPLAMAEGLTIAVKLAKGTIAPPSASQQWGWFLRDHLDTTIAIGGLILLFAYYMRSWIAVGRDPAPGVMVPRWDPPEGISPALVNYIDNKGFASSSWTAFSATAIDLAVRGYVILDDLKGKVVVRPTGKAGSDLGGGDKVLMQAVGPFSPLVIDKENGEAVQRLGLKFRSAIEHDHRNEYYKANALYVIAGIALSILILASIVIFGRLHENALPLIIVPGFLSIFVTLFASSIGRRFRSRNASLARRVISVLVFAFFGFVFVSTAVSGLAAAVVPLWEAGLLPLVAGIVGIFALNVVFYFLMGAPTPLGRTLMDGIAGLRQYLTLAERDRMNMQGAPQMSPQHFEKLLPYAVALGVEKPWSSAFETWLATAAGATAAAAYAPVWYSGNFNPGNIGGTIGDFSSSMASTIASTIPAPVSSSSSAFGDGGGGGGGGGSSGGGGGGGGGGGW; encoded by the coding sequence ATGACACGGCTTTGCGGGTTCTTCCTGGCTCTGTGCCTGCTGCTATGCGCAACGGCGGTAACGGCCGCCGAACTCATCACCAACTTCGATCAGGCGTTTGACCTGCATCGTGACGGCTCCATGCGGGTCGTCGAGACGATCTCCGTGAATGCGGAAGGGCGTGATATCCGCCGCGGTATCTTCCGGGATTTTCCGCTGACAACGACCGATGCCAACGGCCGCGAGATCGAGGTGGATTTCAAGGTCGTGTCCGTCGAGCGCGACGGGCAGCCGGAGGATTGGCATAGCGAGCGCATCAAGGGCGGCGAGCGCATCTATATCGGCAAGGCCGATCGAAGCCTCAACTCAGGACCCCATACATTCCGCCTCACCTACGACACCAATCGTCAGATGCGCTATTTCGACGATCATGACGAGCTTTATTGGAACGTGACAGGCAATGGCTGGCTGTTCCCGATCGTCAATGCCAAGGCGACCGTTACATTGCCCGATGGCGTCGGGCCTCAGCAGCTTGCTTTCTTCACCGGGCCGCTCGGTGCTAATGGCAAGAACGCCAGCGCTAGCGCGCAGGGCAGCATCGTCACTTTTGTCACGACCAGGCCGCTCGCCATGGCCGAAGGCCTGACGATCGCCGTCAAGCTGGCGAAAGGGACGATCGCGCCGCCGAGCGCAAGCCAGCAATGGGGCTGGTTCCTGCGGGATCATCTCGACACGACTATTGCCATCGGTGGGCTGATCCTGCTGTTTGCCTATTATATGCGCAGTTGGATTGCCGTCGGCCGCGATCCTGCGCCCGGTGTCATGGTTCCGCGCTGGGATCCGCCTGAAGGCATCTCGCCGGCGCTGGTCAATTATATCGACAATAAGGGTTTCGCCAGCTCCAGCTGGACGGCATTCTCGGCGACGGCGATCGATCTCGCCGTGCGCGGCTATGTCATCCTCGACGATCTCAAGGGAAAAGTGGTTGTCCGCCCCACAGGCAAGGCCGGCAGCGATCTGGGTGGCGGCGACAAGGTGCTGATGCAGGCTGTCGGACCATTCTCACCGCTTGTCATCGACAAGGAAAATGGCGAGGCGGTGCAGCGGCTCGGCTTGAAGTTCCGAAGCGCGATCGAGCACGACCATCGCAATGAGTATTACAAGGCCAATGCGCTCTACGTCATTGCCGGCATAGCGCTCTCGATCCTCATCCTGGCGTCCATCGTCATCTTCGGTCGCCTGCACGAGAATGCCCTGCCGCTCATCATCGTACCCGGCTTCCTGTCGATTTTCGTGACGCTCTTCGCCAGTTCTATCGGCCGCAGGTTTCGCAGTCGAAATGCCAGCCTCGCCCGGCGCGTCATTTCCGTCCTGGTCTTTGCCTTCTTCGGCTTCGTCTTCGTATCGACTGCTGTCAGCGGCCTTGCCGCCGCGGTCGTGCCGCTATGGGAGGCGGGCTTGCTGCCGCTGGTGGCCGGCATTGTCGGCATCTTCGCGCTGAACGTCGTCTTCTATTTCCTGATGGGCGCGCCGACGCCGCTCGGGCGAACGTTGATGGATGGCATCGCCGGGCTCCGGCAATATCTGACCTTGGCCGAACGCGACCGGATGAACATGCAGGGCGCGCCGCAGATGTCGCCGCAGCATTTCGAAAAGCTGCTGCCCTACGCGGTCGCGCTCGGCGTCGAAAAGCCCTGGTCCAGCGCTTTCGAAACCTGGCTCGCCACAGCAGCGGGAGCGACCGCGGCGGCCGCCTATGCGCCGGTCTGGTATTCCGGCAACTTCAACCCCGGCAATATCGGCGGAACCATCGGCGACTTTTCCTCCTCGATGGCCTCCACCATCGCCTCGACCATTCCCGCACCCGTATCCAGCTCCTCCTCGGCCTTCGGCGATGGGGGAGGCGGTGGTGGTGGCGGCGGGTCCTCCGGCGGCGGCGGAGGCGGTGGAGGTGGTGGCGGATGGTGA
- a CDS encoding endonuclease domain-containing protein, giving the protein MVNRHPPPQGGGVGLDASISLSQQHGDSVPKNPSKLDRFKIANSRRLRAGSTDAEAKLWKHLWRIPIEGTHFRRQVPIGRYFADFACHQIGLIIELDGGQHAEETARRYDAERTAFLESQGYHVVRFWNAEVMDEIEAVLDTIFAIVQQRQILLAEADCFHPTPARRADPLSQREGEEP; this is encoded by the coding sequence ATGGTGAACAGACACCCTCCCCCTCAAGGGGGAGGTGTTGGTCTCGATGCATCAATTTCGCTGTCTCAACAACACGGAGATTCTGTGCCCAAAAACCCTTCCAAGCTCGACCGTTTCAAAATCGCCAACAGCCGGCGTCTGCGCGCTGGTTCGACCGATGCGGAAGCGAAGCTTTGGAAGCACTTGTGGCGCATCCCGATCGAAGGGACGCATTTTCGCCGACAGGTTCCGATCGGGCGTTATTTCGCTGATTTCGCTTGTCATCAGATAGGTCTGATTATCGAGCTTGATGGCGGCCAGCACGCGGAAGAGACGGCGAGGCGTTACGATGCCGAGCGCACGGCCTTTCTTGAAAGCCAGGGTTACCATGTCGTCCGATTCTGGAATGCCGAGGTCATGGATGAGATCGAGGCTGTCCTGGATACGATATTTGCCATTGTGCAGCAGCGACAAATTTTGCTAGCAGAGGCCGACTGTTTTCACCCCACTCCGGCACGCCGTGCCGACCCTCTCTCTCAAAGGGAGGGTGAGGAACCTTGA
- a CDS encoding glycine--tRNA ligase subunit beta, with product MPDLLLELRSEEIPARMQRKAAGDLKKLVTDALIEAGLSYEGAREYWTPRRLTLDIRGLTARSADVREERKGPRTDANEKAIEGFLRGAGLSSISEAQVSSDPKKGDFYVAVISKPGRAAEEIVAAVMPDIVRNFPWPKSMRWGKASAKPGSLRWVRPLQSIVCVYGTEHEETTVIPFEIDGIVASNVTYGHRFHAPDAITVKRFEDYVASLEKAYVVLDAERRKDIILHDARDVAFANGLELVEDEGLLEEVSGLVEWPQVLMGSFEEDYLSIPSEIIRLTIKTNQKCFVTRPQGSHLPLEGGGRSEAAGGGDLSSQQNHPTPALRADPPPQGEGALSNRFILIANIQATDGGKEIIHGNGKVVRARLSDALHFWKRDQGDLPDLETLEAAAAKFGLDLKKPLDQRMAKLDALGVTFHAKLGSQGERVARIRALAADLAKITGADAALVNRAVVLAKADLRTEAVGEFPELQGLMGRKYASLQGENASVATAIEDHYKPQGPSDRVPEDKVAITVALADKLDTLVGFWAIDEKPTGSKDPYALRRAALGVVRILLERGVRADLLKVMNCAVRIYAMAQMEKIRQIHQFQGNPSEQREFLDHHRIPYMRAFNASTGITSGVTGHPSYFNFVWFSADLFREMADLFPIWQHEYSPLSGESDLLAFFHDRLKVYLRDLGARHDLIDAVLTPETDDLLMIARRVEALTAFITSEDGKNLLAGTKRATQLLAAEEKKGTVVADSVSEALLKLDAEKDLFAAVKAASAEASDAIAKEDFRSAMSALSKLRAPVDRFFEDVLVNDEDAAIRANRLALLHLIREATGTVADFSKIAG from the coding sequence ATGCCCGATCTCCTGCTCGAACTCCGCTCCGAGGAAATTCCCGCCCGTATGCAGCGCAAGGCTGCCGGTGATCTGAAGAAGCTGGTGACCGATGCGCTCATCGAAGCAGGCCTTTCCTATGAAGGTGCCAGGGAATATTGGACGCCGCGGAGGCTGACGCTGGATATTCGCGGCCTGACGGCGCGCTCGGCCGATGTGCGCGAGGAGCGCAAGGGACCGCGCACCGACGCCAATGAGAAGGCGATCGAAGGCTTCCTGCGTGGCGCCGGCCTCTCCTCCATTTCCGAAGCACAGGTGAGTAGCGACCCGAAGAAGGGCGATTTCTACGTTGCGGTCATTTCCAAGCCCGGCCGTGCCGCCGAGGAAATCGTCGCCGCCGTGATGCCCGATATCGTCAGAAATTTCCCCTGGCCGAAATCCATGCGCTGGGGCAAGGCATCGGCCAAGCCCGGCTCGCTGCGTTGGGTGCGCCCGCTGCAGTCGATCGTCTGCGTCTATGGCACCGAGCATGAAGAAACCACGGTCATCCCCTTCGAGATCGACGGCATCGTCGCCTCGAATGTCACCTACGGCCATCGCTTCCATGCGCCTGACGCGATCACGGTTAAGCGTTTCGAGGACTATGTCGCGAGCCTGGAAAAGGCCTATGTCGTCCTGGATGCCGAGCGCCGTAAGGACATCATCCTACACGACGCCCGTGATGTCGCCTTTGCCAACGGCCTGGAACTGGTCGAGGACGAAGGCCTGCTGGAAGAAGTATCCGGCCTCGTCGAGTGGCCGCAGGTGCTGATGGGCTCCTTCGAGGAAGACTATCTGTCGATCCCGTCTGAGATCATCCGTCTGACCATCAAGACCAATCAGAAGTGTTTCGTCACCCGCCCGCAAGGTTCCCACCTCCCCCTTGAGGGGGGAGGTCGCAGCGAAGCTGCGGGTGGGGGTGATCTCTCGTCTCAACAAAATCACCCCACCCCGGCACTGCGTGCCGACCCTCCCCCTCAAGGGGAGGGTGCTTTGTCCAACCGCTTCATTCTCATCGCCAATATCCAGGCGACAGATGGCGGCAAGGAAATCATCCACGGCAACGGCAAGGTCGTGCGTGCCCGCCTGTCCGACGCGCTGCACTTCTGGAAGCGTGACCAGGGCGATCTGCCCGATCTTGAAACGCTGGAAGCCGCCGCCGCCAAGTTCGGTCTCGACCTGAAGAAGCCGCTCGATCAGCGCATGGCCAAACTCGATGCGCTTGGTGTTACTTTCCATGCCAAGCTCGGCAGCCAGGGCGAGCGTGTCGCCCGCATCCGGGCGCTGGCCGCCGACCTCGCCAAGATCACCGGCGCCGATGCCGCCCTGGTCAACCGCGCCGTCGTGCTCGCCAAGGCTGACCTGCGCACCGAAGCCGTTGGTGAATTCCCCGAGCTGCAGGGCCTCATGGGCCGGAAATATGCCTCGCTGCAGGGTGAGAATGCCTCAGTGGCAACCGCGATCGAAGATCACTACAAGCCGCAGGGTCCCTCCGACCGCGTTCCCGAGGACAAGGTGGCGATAACAGTAGCACTCGCCGACAAGCTGGATACGCTCGTCGGCTTCTGGGCGATCGACGAAAAGCCGACTGGCTCTAAGGACCCTTATGCGCTGCGCCGTGCGGCTTTAGGCGTTGTTAGGATTCTGCTCGAACGAGGCGTGCGGGCAGATCTTCTCAAAGTCATGAATTGCGCTGTCAGAATTTATGCGATGGCACAGATGGAGAAAATAAGACAAATTCATCAGTTCCAAGGAAACCCCTCCGAACAGCGCGAGTTTCTGGACCATCATCGAATTCCGTATATGCGTGCCTTTAACGCCTCGACTGGCATCACCTCAGGCGTTACGGGACACCCCTCGTATTTCAATTTCGTTTGGTTTAGCGCAGACTTATTTAGGGAGATGGCTGATCTTTTTCCGATTTGGCAGCACGAGTATTCACCGTTAAGCGGGGAGAGCGACCTCCTTGCCTTCTTCCACGATCGTCTCAAGGTCTACCTGCGCGATCTCGGCGCTCGCCATGATCTCATCGACGCCGTGCTGACGCCGGAGACGGACGATCTGCTGATGATCGCCCGCCGCGTCGAGGCGCTGACCGCCTTCATCACGTCGGAGGACGGCAAGAACCTGCTCGCTGGCACCAAGCGCGCCACGCAGCTTCTGGCCGCCGAAGAGAAGAAGGGCACCGTCGTTGCCGATAGCGTTTCGGAAGCCTTGCTGAAGCTCGATGCGGAAAAGGATCTCTTTGCCGCCGTCAAGGCAGCCTCCGCCGAGGCCTCCGATGCGATCGCCAAGGAAGACTTCCGTTCGGCCATGTCAGCCCTTTCCAAGCTGCGTGCGCCCGTCGACCGTTTCTTTGAAGACGTACTCGTCAATGACGAGGATGCCGCCATCCGCGCCAATCGCCTGGCACTGCTGCACCTGATCCGCGAAGCGACCGGCACGGTCGCCGACTTCTCGAAGATCGCGGGCTGA
- a CDS encoding type II toxin-antitoxin system RelE/ParE family toxin, with the protein MELIEYTDRQGKSPFAPWFATIDTRAALKVRTAVGRIAHGHTSNVKSVGGGVMEYRLDYGPGYRIYFARRGDKLIILLAGGTKKRQQADIEAAQERWLDYKQRKGD; encoded by the coding sequence ATGGAACTTATCGAGTATACCGATCGGCAGGGGAAAAGCCCCTTTGCGCCGTGGTTCGCCACAATTGATACCAGAGCAGCTTTGAAGGTGCGCACCGCTGTCGGACGGATTGCGCACGGCCATACGTCGAACGTCAAAAGCGTTGGTGGCGGTGTGATGGAGTATCGCCTGGACTATGGACCGGGCTATCGCATCTATTTCGCTCGTCGCGGCGATAAGCTCATAATCTTGTTAGCCGGCGGAACAAAAAAGCGGCAGCAAGCGGATATTGAGGCCGCACAAGAACGTTGGCTGGACTACAAACAAAGGAAGGGAGACTGA
- a CDS encoding transcriptional regulator, translating into MALTREFKETVMARAQVDPEFRAGLLSEAIELLLAGEIDVGKDVLRDFINATIGFESLAEKVGIPPKSLMRMFSAKGNPRADNLFNIISQLQQSTGVHLAVAAAA; encoded by the coding sequence ATGGCATTGACGCGAGAATTTAAGGAAACGGTCATGGCCCGTGCTCAGGTCGATCCAGAGTTCCGGGCAGGGCTACTTTCGGAAGCCATCGAGTTACTGCTCGCCGGCGAGATAGATGTGGGCAAGGACGTATTGCGCGATTTCATCAATGCCACCATCGGCTTCGAATCCCTCGCCGAAAAAGTCGGCATCCCGCCAAAGAGCCTGATGCGCATGTTCAGCGCCAAGGGTAATCCGCGTGCCGACAATCTTTTCAATATTATCAGCCAGTTACAGCAATCCACTGGGGTGCATCTCGCTGTCGCGGCGGCTGCATGA
- a CDS encoding DUF523 domain-containing protein, whose protein sequence is MKPKILVSACLMGHAVRYDGRSKPLIHPALDRWREEGRLVTICPEMSAGMAVPRPPAEIAGGATGEDVLAGTARVAEITGGDVTAEFRRAAENALALAKETGCRYALLIDGSPSCGSGFIYDGTFSGGRQSGRGVTAALLQQAGIEVYSDREIGRAAEDLRLN, encoded by the coding sequence ATGAAGCCTAAAATCCTCGTCAGCGCCTGCCTCATGGGCCATGCCGTCCGTTACGACGGCCGTTCCAAACCGCTCATCCATCCGGCGCTCGATCGCTGGCGCGAGGAGGGGCGGCTGGTGACGATCTGCCCGGAAATGTCCGCCGGCATGGCCGTACCGAGGCCGCCGGCCGAAATTGCAGGCGGCGCTACCGGCGAAGACGTGCTTGCCGGCACCGCGCGCGTCGCGGAGATCACCGGCGGCGATGTCACGGCGGAATTTCGTCGGGCGGCGGAAAATGCACTGGCGCTCGCGAAAGAAACCGGCTGTCGCTACGCTCTCCTGATCGACGGCAGTCCATCCTGCGGCTCGGGCTTCATCTACGACGGCACATTTTCCGGCGGCCGGCAGAGCGGACGGGGCGTCACGGCGGCGCTGCTGCAGCAAGCCGGTATCGAGGTTTATTCCGATCGAGAGATTGGTCGAGCGGCTGAAGACCTCAGACTGAATTAG
- a CDS encoding methyl-accepting chemotaxis protein has product MKNLKIAHQLFALLGVLMAAFAVATYFQIRSQADSIYDDRFDMLRTQVESGISVLNQYYQREKSGEMTHEAAQAEAFKILSHVSFAPSGYFFGFDYNVVQRIHPSPVNIGKDMSGQVDKNGTHFSKEMVEKAIKGGGRTIYYWNKPGHPNSDFFLKGSYSAAFEPWQIVLGCGVYMDDLQEQINATMWRALLICGLVFVVGIAAAFYFIRGITKPLAEVHAALKAVADEDVKMVIPHAEMRNEIGLMAKATQALQEKVRERHMLTDRQAAQELEISNEREQNLRQQQDEAREQARVVSIIGRALEDLAQGNLTIRCGDLGASYAGLRSNFNEALSHLEAAMGRVNAKGNDIGLSKEEIRRASNELSQRTERQAASLEETSAALDELTVAVRQTAEGADEASKRVHAVSAEASRSDAVVAQAIEAMSGIEKSSAEIGKIIGVIDEIAFQTNLLALNAGVEAARAGESGKGFAVVAQEVRELAQRSAAAAKEIKDQIARSSGQVDQGVRLVGEAGEALKRISDQIKAANEIVSKIAHSASEQDTTLRSISSSMNQLDAATQQNAAMAEETTASAETLAADTEDLLALIRGFRVNEGRSATDHRRAA; this is encoded by the coding sequence ATGAAGAATCTCAAGATTGCGCATCAATTATTTGCCCTGCTCGGCGTCCTGATGGCCGCCTTCGCCGTGGCCACCTATTTTCAGATCCGGTCGCAGGCCGATTCCATCTATGACGACCGCTTCGACATGCTGCGCACGCAGGTCGAATCCGGCATCTCGGTTTTGAACCAGTATTATCAGCGCGAAAAATCCGGCGAGATGACGCATGAGGCCGCCCAGGCCGAGGCCTTCAAGATATTGTCGCATGTCAGCTTCGCGCCATCAGGCTATTTCTTCGGCTTCGACTACAATGTCGTACAGCGCATTCACCCGAGCCCGGTCAACATCGGCAAGGACATGTCCGGCCAAGTCGACAAGAACGGCACCCATTTCAGCAAGGAAATGGTGGAAAAGGCCATCAAGGGTGGCGGCCGCACGATCTACTATTGGAACAAGCCTGGTCATCCTAACAGCGACTTCTTCCTGAAGGGCAGCTACTCGGCCGCTTTCGAACCCTGGCAGATCGTGCTGGGTTGCGGCGTCTACATGGATGACCTGCAGGAGCAGATCAACGCGACGATGTGGCGCGCCCTACTCATCTGCGGCCTCGTCTTCGTGGTCGGCATCGCCGCCGCCTTCTATTTTATCCGCGGCATCACGAAGCCGCTCGCCGAAGTTCATGCCGCCCTCAAGGCAGTGGCCGACGAAGACGTGAAGATGGTCATCCCACATGCCGAGATGCGCAACGAAATCGGCCTGATGGCCAAGGCGACGCAGGCGCTGCAGGAGAAGGTTCGTGAACGTCATATGCTGACCGACCGCCAGGCAGCACAGGAACTCGAAATCAGCAACGAGCGTGAACAGAACCTGCGCCAGCAGCAGGACGAGGCCCGCGAACAGGCGCGCGTCGTCTCCATCATCGGCCGGGCGCTTGAGGACCTCGCCCAGGGGAACCTAACGATACGCTGCGGCGACCTCGGTGCCAGCTATGCCGGCCTTCGCAGCAACTTCAACGAGGCGCTGTCGCATCTCGAAGCCGCGATGGGACGCGTCAATGCCAAGGGCAACGACATCGGCCTCAGCAAGGAAGAGATCCGTCGCGCCTCCAACGAACTGTCGCAGCGCACCGAGCGCCAGGCCGCCAGCCTGGAAGAGACTTCGGCAGCACTGGACGAGCTCACCGTCGCCGTCCGCCAGACTGCGGAAGGCGCCGATGAGGCCAGCAAGCGCGTTCATGCCGTCAGCGCCGAGGCATCGCGCAGCGATGCCGTGGTTGCCCAGGCAATCGAAGCGATGAGCGGCATCGAGAAATCCTCGGCCGAGATCGGCAAGATCATCGGCGTCATCGACGAGATCGCCTTCCAGACCAACCTCTTGGCGCTCAACGCCGGCGTTGAGGCCGCCCGTGCCGGCGAATCCGGCAAGGGTTTTGCCGTCGTCGCCCAGGAAGTGCGTGAACTCGCCCAGCGCTCGGCAGCCGCCGCCAAGGAGATCAAGGACCAGATCGCCCGCTCCTCCGGCCAGGTCGACCAGGGCGTCCGCCTTGTCGGCGAGGCAGGCGAAGCACTGAAGCGCATCTCTGACCAGATCAAGGCTGCGAACGAAATCGTCTCGAAGATCGCGCACAGCGCCTCCGAGCAGGATACGACGCTGCGCTCGATCTCGTCCTCGATGAACCAGCTCGACGCCGCCACGCAGCAGAACGCCGCCATGGCCGAGGAAACCACCGCATCGGCCGAGACGCTCGCCGCCGACACGGAGGACCTTCTCGCCCTCATCCGCGGCTTTCGCGTCAACGAAGGCCGCTCGGCAACGGATCACCGCCGCGCGGCCTGA
- a CDS encoding plant virulence effector HPE1-like domain-containing protein, with amino-acid sequence MRSFFLTLACVLAGGSAMASSIQSIDGTMQSGDSSIIDKNCANCPPLKPKVAEKEYTVPTLAPGTQSVVVRSVDGEKRVVRTEAWMGGSPVMFVSKPTPEALAAAGGSGDGIDLAVKTAALPDVAAASKPLDLSGFQLRQ; translated from the coding sequence ATGCGTTCCTTCTTTCTGACCTTGGCATGCGTTCTGGCCGGCGGCTCCGCCATGGCCTCCTCCATCCAGTCTATCGACGGCACGATGCAGAGCGGCGACAGCAGCATCATCGATAAGAACTGTGCCAACTGCCCTCCCCTCAAGCCGAAAGTGGCTGAAAAGGAGTATACCGTGCCGACATTGGCGCCAGGCACGCAATCGGTCGTGGTTCGCAGCGTAGACGGCGAAAAGAGGGTCGTACGGACCGAAGCCTGGATGGGCGGATCCCCCGTCATGTTCGTCAGCAAGCCGACACCGGAAGCCCTGGCTGCCGCCGGTGGGTCTGGCGACGGCATCGACCTGGCGGTAAAAACCGCAGCCCTGCCGGATGTGGCGGCGGCTTCCAAACCCCTCGACCTCTCAGGCTTCCAGCTGCGTCAATAG